The following are encoded in a window of Vespula pensylvanica isolate Volc-1 chromosome 2, ASM1446617v1, whole genome shotgun sequence genomic DNA:
- the LOC122627038 gene encoding uncharacterized protein LOC122627038 isoform X2, translating to MSESSKMGLFGSKDKNKEQKKEQSKKEDSPDRYAPYCIDSDSETYDTEALSIMDINDIIGVQSDPVGDSTLESEIAALSQIITDSKVENNQMNIKSNTQNKDMVDNQSIICNKNKEFGDERIIIEKEQQMIEDSINVSNINIFDNDNTILQSQISKHKNISENPDSDSCINTNTNLETDSDPASLSNVCTISSEEVHLEHETRCHDESYIKQSSYPNADASLESTIDEVFSQTTAIEKSNAVSKENINNDHAKNYNIKHDVDTLVSVEGISESLQLIGEAYISEDSQETNSIETDLRKEGLPLTFTDISLTFHVKEEDSSNTLNNEKQIIDNINITGENLISNKENLKDSLQHKNLSEDFNIVEETLSVNNNKNTEVISIHNLEEKNKEDKQDTNLTVKKYDAEELHNIKDTDFESNTIKETLQEIQPVFDNKENKRMCEEMQYLSEHKEKLETICVTDTIVTNEKIEMEEKSEINNQLEETCSKSNNKCIDMQALEIESNTENKKLEECKTKQISPIETVDHFREQNEICNTSETGNLNCTEVINITTSDNDSMNKKEDFQSDVIIQSQTDKLETIEESNNEEHPTELCTTFNLTNQKIISINTDTLDSTCTELNTTNILTSTVNSEKNISNNNINSNSIENLAESSCTSSDNIIENSLAKSCYFSDNNKSSIPDTTEPDMVKLNVSEFKSKSDPILPNNSELLETCVSQVEKEDCFKDITISNKSTESMQMEIEELDNKTDVISDFNKSTIKTLQDTSKINDKNDMSMKQFQVPIKQIDEVSLIENNNKNSNSEQLSKIETKIHEIKEEKQHIQKTCTFVEDIDKDVISPKLLDDTKTSFSLEENKIIKEKIIQETSKKEDMDSPKLLDDNKTLSFPLEENKIIEDKIMCETSEQKCDIENIGNIDDITHDEIMKNNDDIVDKKENLDEVTNEDQIDQTKKILEKEMDVITDVEKIDLSITACTSSIENITKEDVKEINQEPNDILEINVSASFENTNTNFQNILQKEKKNENLEILVCTTNDTIPILSEDSVLLMEKADIEDSIKSSISENNLINILEDTPKMTDMFSEEQCQNTQDIMESILDNVTNVTDLKHLLSPENNTRNESEDGLQQSVELTTVGNEDKELVQKLPEVSSDMLHKEIEDPIEAPNLDSLEELLDLDLIPESDEATIKNAKIEEVQEQVETIDKDVDMALFLQQSEDVSSIPENPDYIEHVINNCLTDRNDVSLEETTGKVNIEVNDQDKIEMNIVCKPKELLKINDDIITMSLTKNSDDVNLQKQLDVDNSLQGNDLDVDFVGNPLESVENIEKETSKLENTNQNEHLNETSLDIDSNQATPDISELESAVKFLQESEEQAVDSSLVLSPKMVENVVNDISKQTNTNIFVQDEDICNDTSELVVELQGITSDSISISEAEIISEAAKLENERKLAEQIKVNTSISCVEENKLKENKEIIESVPSTITAYFNTTTEKVSNEQILYNSNVPSTSSVNPTISDRMAIIAESIPKVSILEERLKEPPKIEIPTSDITKMCETLTNTKDSLLIPKDAKMSVYQKMLESPKSIDNRESKIVDTPKKEIEKHDFENVGSPRIILKIVKSAIAECAEPRSPKSPKIRSATNSPNPEDSPGQKLGKIKLKLSKGGHPSIISNENVEDVNQWHTESAASLSPIGMKIKLSKTGDASILSTEKYESMDDLKEIKHKFEENKRTESPLGMKIKLSKTGDASIVQQDSKDITTKYKEKLDVTQGSPKRTDSPIGMKIKLLKTGDASIVQPEKQEICEDHKDAKLKEKVEITTDPPKRTESPIGMKLKLSKSGDVSIVSPDATDEGKDIVAKSKERLEASPEIPKRTDSPIGMKIKLSKTKGGASIISIDNPEEMKEKVDISDIPKRTESPFGMKIKLSKSGDASIIHSEVSDDMKEIKQKEKTDMSQDTTKGTEVSCGMKIKMMKYGETSVGVPELIDRHESNHDASQKIESIGMKIKFSKSGDASIVPPDKQEQVDEHKCKETLQDLPKRTESPIGMKIKLSKTGDASIIQNEIMDNNTNKNINKSDIEYQKNCDTSVCGKIKTSKTSDAPSITDSEKKEKQQKRKETESPLEMKIKLSKTGHPTIVPCEAHGDSIHKIKDTVETTHNFAHRYKESALHKDSSLKILKTGHSTIMQSTRSELTIEPVQIQGKKMENTIELSSKRKEITISPIEMKKSKLETQLSQILPEVTIQPVISRDQKQLLFDPKTSLISRQQMNVISQEISITHVRPSKQVDVSMSDKLKDMLSKNVTSSPISSDCEIIEHRPELIIVNENSNSSQDVMIIEEVPAIRMPEVKMPKKRGRPRRNPLPPLTHTSTQILIPRDPLALDEVSQVVQLEHRENERPRRTCRNQKSYAPPKRGRGRGRGKRKLDNSDLPLSKKSRVEQDLNAIEASTMAIITLDESSKQEQSLRKSSELYKALKQPPIDIKNVNTICKIEKQSLLTVRKDSVKQMDISKTTILDSNVNTQIESVMGSGIEEEKLLAKSTMGSTLLDCKVENARSTGHESKEMLIPPGHPNWLTPTSKRQTEATSKNEPVPSLQVIDEETRMSAESNSRSQTPARNISAQASETIINEESQGSVLSTATTESEKVKVKNRRMEINFDPDEGPFTVDKIAEYEWPLDRKGETFMIQEQISQYLGVKSFKRKYPDLKRRMVDMEERNYLRENGLVSEAMCDMGLTAVCSSEVLDVMCSDFPDQYEEYRKHMREKQVKEHSKKQKELTAAANAERNRIDLAEMAIQSALSWNISLNKSRKENRKCSLDLQTFTIHVPKKHHKLETDRKISHYPVALIPGQYTDYYREYTPAELRYYPLNTVLYGPMRPNERKFDSQSEGSQSDSDSDTSTDDSSSTSSEGTQDTEGSQSTMDDVDMEISNQKEETKLKCKMCLKMLNKHGKNEVLIQCGTCNGNVHPSCIELTLDMVPHIQSYAWQCTDCKTCAQCHDPADEDKMLFCDMCDRGYHIYCVGLRRVPVGRWHCQECAVCANCGSKEPGGANSDRNSVAQWQHEYKKGDKNTRVYVSTLCVPCSKLWRKGRYCPHCSRCHTAPRLDLEANLVHCSACDKYLHLGCVETKGLVFDKKNYLCDFCAPNRQPLMKPLVSKVFKT from the exons ATGTCTGAAAGTTCTAAGATGGGCCTATTTGGCTCAAAAGATAAGAATaaggaacagaaaaaagaacaatctaaaaaagaagattctcCAGACCGTTATGCGCCATACTGCATCGATAGTGATTCAGAAACTTATGATACAGAAGCATTAAGTATTATGGATATAAATGACATTATTGGTGTTCAATCAGATCCTGTTGGTGACTCTACATTAGAAAGTGAAATAGCTGCTCTTTCACAAATAATCACTGATTCAAAAGTAGAGAATAACCAAATGAACATAAAGTCTAATACTCAGAATAAAGATATGGTAGATAATCAgagtattatttgtaataaaaacaaagagttTGGCgatgaaagaattattattgaaaaggAACAGCAAATGATAGAAGACTCTATAAatgtttctaatataaatatttttgataatgataatactaTATTACAGTCACAAATTagtaaacataaaaatatatctgaaaATCCTGATTCAGATAGTTGTAtaaatactaatactaatttGGAGACTGACTCTGATCCAGCATCCTTGAGCAACGTATGTACAATATCCTCCGAAg AAGTACATTTGGAACATGAAACAAGATGCCATGACGAATCTTATATCAAGCAAAGTTCTTATCCAAATGCAGATGCTTCACTGGAATCTACTATAGATGAGGTTTTCTCCCAAACTACTGCAATAGAAAAATCTAATGCAGtttcaaaagaaaacataaataatgaccatgctaaaaattataatataaaacatgaCGTAGATACATTAGTTAGCGTGGAAGGTATTAGTGAAAGTTTACAACTTATTGGTGAAGCATATATATCAGAGGATTCACAAGAAACAAATTCAATTGAAACCGAtttaaggaaggaaggattaCCACTAACCTTCACTGATATTTCTTTGACATTtcatgtaaaagaagaagatagttCAAATACtctaaataatgaaaaacagaTTATagataacataaatattacaGGTGAAAatctaatatctaataaagAGAACTTAAAAGATTCCTTGCAACATAAAAATCTATCAGAAGACTTCAATATTGTAGAAGAAACATTAAGCgttaacaacaataaaaatacgGAAGTTATCTCTATACATAatctagaagaaaaaaataaagaagacaaACAAGATACAAACCTTACAGTCAAAAAATATGATGCAGAGGagttacataatataaaagatacagATTTTGAATCaaatacaataaaagaaacacTACAGGAAATACAACCGGTATttgataacaaagaaaataaacgtatGTGTGAAGAAATGCAATATTTATCTGAACATAAAGAGAAATTAGAAACAATATGTGTAACAGATACTATtgttacgaatgaaaaaattgaaatggaagaaaaaagtgaaataaataatcagtTAGAAGAAACATGTTcaaaatctaataataaatgtatagatATGCAAGCATTAGAAATTGAATCTAACacagaaaataagaaattagaaGAATGTAAAACTAAACAAATCAGCCCTATTGAAACAGTTGATCATTTTAGAGAACAGAACGAAATTTGTAATACATCTGAAACTGGAAATCTGAATTGTAcagaagtaataaatataactacTTCAGATAATGATAGTatgaataaaaaggaagattttCAATCTGACGTAATAATACAATCACAAACAGATAAATTAGAAACAATAGAAGAATCAAATAATGAAGAACATCCAACAGAATTATGTACGACTTTTAATTTGactaatcaaaaaataatatctattaatactGATACTCTTGATTCAACATGTACAGAGTTAAatacaacaaatatattaacatcAACTGTTaattcagaaaaaaatatttctaataacaatattaattctaattctataGAAAATCTAGCTGAATCTAGTTGCACTTCTTctgataatattatagaaaattcatTGGCCAAAAGTTGTTATTTttcagataataataaatcttcaaTTCCAGATACTACAGAACCTGATATGGTAAAATTGAATGTTTCTGAATTTAAGTCAAAGAGTGATCCTATACTTCCTAATAATTCGGAATTATTGGAAACTTGTGTATCtcaagtagaaaaagaagactgttttaaagatattaccatttcaaataaatctaCAGAATCAATGCAAATGGAAATTGAGGAACTTGATAATAAAACTGATGTAATttctgattttaataaaagcaCAATTAAAACATTACAAGACacaagtaaaataaatgataaaaatgatatgagTATGAAGCAATTTCAAGTACCTATAAAACAAATTGATGAAGTatcattaatagaaaataacaataaaaacagTAATTCTGAACAATTAAGTAAAATAGAAACTAAAATTCatgagataaaagaagaaaaacagcaTATTCAGAAAACATGTACATTTGTAGAAGACATAGACAAAGATGTAATTTCTCCGAAATTATTAGATGATACTAAGACATCCTTTTCTctggaagaaaacaaaataataaaagaaaaaataatacaagagacaagtaaaaaagaagatatggaTTCTCCAAAATTATTAGATGATAATAAGACATTATCCTTTCCTCtggaggaaaataaaataattgaggATAAAATAATGTGTGAAACAAGTGAACAGAAATGTGacatagaaaatattggaaaCATAGATGACATAACACATgatgaaattatgaaaaataatgatgatatagttgataaaaaggaaaatttggaTGAAGTTACTAATGAAGATCAGATAGATCAAACTAAAAAAATCTTGGAAAAGGAAATGGATGTAATTACAGACGTTGAGAAAATAGATTTATCTATTACAGCATGTACATCtagtattgaaaatattacaaaagaggatgtaaaagaaatcaatCAAGAACCAAATGACATACTAGAAATAAATGTATCTGCTTCTTTTGAGAACACAAATactaattttcaaaatatattgcaaaaagaaaagaagaatgaaaatttagaaatattggTATGTACAACTAATGATACTATTCCTATTTTATCAGAAGACTCTGTTTTATTAATGGAAAAAGCAGATATAGAAGACAGTATAAAAAGTTCTATTTCAGAAAATAATCTGATAAATATTCTTGAAGACACACCTAAAATGACAGATATGTTTTCAGAAGAACAATGTCAAAATACTCAAGACATCATGGAAAGTATTTTAGATAATGTGACAAATGTAACTGATCTTAAACATCTTTTAAGTCcagaaaataatacaagaaaTGAAAGTGAGGATGGTCTTCAACAATCTGTGGAATTGACAACAGTGGgaaatgaagataaagaatTAGTTCAAAAATTACCTGAAGTGTCATCTGATATGCTgcataaagaaatagaagatccAATAGAAGCACCAAATTTAGACTCACTAGAAGAATTATTAGATCTTGACTTAATACCTGAAAGTGACGAagcaacaataaaaaatgcaaaaatagaagaagtacAAGAACAAGTAGAAACAATAGATAAAGATGTAGATATGGCACTCTTTCTTCAGCAATCTGAAGATGTATCATCTATACCTGAAAATCCAGATTATATAGAacatgttattaataattgctTAACAGATAGAAATGATGTATCATTGGAAGAAACAACTGGTAAAGTAAACATTGAAGTTAATGAtcaagataaaattgaaatgaatatAGTATGTAAACcaaaagaattattgaaaatcaATGATGACATAATAACTATGTCTCTAACTAAAAATTCAGATGACGTAAATTTACAAAAACAGCTGGATGTAGATAATTCTTTACAAGGTAATGATCTAGATGTCGATTTTGTCGGGAATCCACTTGAGTCtgtagaaaatatagaaaaagaaacttctaaattagaaaatacaaaTCAAAATGAACATCTGAATGAGACTTCTCTTGATATAGACAGCAATCAGGCCACTCCTGATATTTCAGAATTAGAATCTGctgtaaaatttttacaagaaTCAGAAGAGCAAGCAGTAGATTCTTCTTTGGTCCTTTCTCCAAAAATGGTAGAAAATGTTGTTAATGATATATCAAAGCAAacaaatacgaatatttttgtacAGGATGAAGATATTTGCAATGATACTTCTGAATTGGTAGTTGAATTGCAAGGAATTACTTCTGATTCGATTTCTATATCTGAAGCTGAGATTATATCAGAAGCAGCAAAATTGGAAAATGAACGGAAACTTGCTGAacaaattaaagtaaatactTCTATATCTTgtgtcgaagaaaataaattgaaagaaaataaagaaataatagaaagtgTTCCTTCAACGATTACTGCTTATTTTAACACAACTACAGAGAAAGTGTCTAATgagcaaatattatataattcaaatgTACCCAGTACAAGTTCTGTAAATCCTACGATATCAGATAGAATGGCAATAATAGCTGAATCTATTCCTAAAGTTTCAATTTTGGAAGAACGTTTGAAAGAACCACCAAAAATAGAAATTCCTACTTCAGACATAACAAAAATGTGTGAAACATTAACAAATACAAAAGATAGTCTTCTAATACCAAAAGATGCAAAAATGTCTGTATACCAAAAAATGTTAGAATCaccgaaatcgatcgataacagAGAATCCAAAATTGTAGATACAcctaaaaaggaaatagaaaaacatgattttgaaaatgttGGATCTccaagaataatattaaagattgtTAAATCTGCAATTGCAGAATGTGCTGAACCGAGATCGCCTAAAAGTCCAAAAATTCGATCGGCAACTAATTCACCAAATCCGGAAGATAGTCCGGGTCAAAAATTagggaaaattaaattaaaactttcAAAAGGTGGACATCCTTctataatatcaaatgaaaatgttgAAGATGTAAACCAATGGCATACAGAAAGTGCAGCATCATTATCTCCTATTGGCATGAAAATAAAGTTATCAAAAACAGGAGATGCTTCAATTTTATCAACGGAAAAATACGAATCTATGGATGatttaaaggaaataaagcataaatttgaagaaaataaaagaacagaATCTCCATTAGGaatgaaaatcaaattatcaAAAACTGGTGATGCTTCCATTGTACAACAAGATTCAAAAGATATCAcaacaaaatataaagaaaaactagATGTTACACAGGGAAGTCCAAAAAGAACAGATTCTCCCATAGGAATGaaaattaaacttttaaaaacTGGAGATGCGTCCATTGTACAAccagaaaaacaagaaatatgtGAAGATCATAAAGATgcaaaattaaaggaaaaagtagaaattacTACTGATCCACCAAAAAGAACTGAATCTCCAATTGGTATGAAACTAAAATTATCAAAGAGTGGAGACGTATCTATTGTATCCCCTGATGCAACAGATGAAGGAAAAGACATAGTAGCTAAATCAAAGGAAAGACTGGAAGCCTCTCCAGAAATTCCCAAACGCACAGATTCTCCAATtggaatgaaaattaaattatcaaaaacgAAAGGTGGGGCATCTATAATTTCCATAGATAATCctgaagaaatgaaagaaaaagtagatattTCTGATATACCAAAACGAACAGAATCTCCTTttggaatgaaaataaaattatcaaaaagtgGAGATGCATCTATTATACATTCCGAAGTTTCAGATGACATGAaggaaattaaacaaaaagaaaaaacagacaTGTCTCAAGATACAACAAAAGGCACAGAGGTTTCATGtggaatgaaaattaaaatgatgaaatatgGAGAAACATCTGTAGGTGTACCAGAACTGATAGATCGACATGAAAGTAATCATGATGCATCTCAAAAGATAGAATCTATtggtatgaaaataaaattttcaaaatctgGTGATGCATCAATAGTTCCTCCTGATAAACAAGAACAAGTAGATGAGCATAAGTGCAAAGAAACATTACAAGACTTACCTAAGCGAACAGAATCTCCAATTGGAATGAAGATTAAACTTTCAAAAACAGGAGATGCTTctataatacaaaatgaaataatggataataatacaaataaaaatattaacaaatcgGATATAGAGTATCAAAAAAATTGTGATACTTCTGTAtgtggaaaaataaaaacatcaaAAACCAGTGATGCTCCTTCAATAACAGATtctgagaaaaaagagaaacaacaaaaacgaaaagaaactgAATCTCcattagaaatgaaaataaaattatcaaaaactGGACATCCAACAATTGTACCTTGTGAAGCACATGGAGATTctattcataaaattaaagatactGTAGAAACAACGCATAATTTTGCTCATAGATATAAAGAGTCTGCATTGCACAAAGACTCATCATTGAAGATCCTTAAAACTGGACATTCAACAATTATGCAAAGTACTCGTTCTGAATTAACTATTGAACCAGTACAaatacaaggaaaaaaaatggagaatacTATTGAATTATCTTCTaagcgaaaagaaataacaatatcACCAATCGAgatgaaaaaatcaaaattagaaACACAGTTGTCACAAATTCTACCAGAAGTTACCATACAACCAGTTATATCGAGAGATcagaaacaattattatttgatccAAAAACAAGTTTAATTAGTCGTCAACAAATGAATGTTATAAGCCAAGAAATTAGTATTACGCACGTAAGACCATCCAAGCAAGTGGATGTTTCTATGAGTGATAAGCTAAAAGATATGTTAAGTAAAAATGTAACTAGTTCTCCAATTAGTTCAGATTGTGAAATAATTGAACATAGACctgaattaataattgttaatgaaaattcaaacTCTAGCCAAGATGTTATGATAATAGAAGAAGTACCAGCAATTCGAATGCCAGAAGTTAAAATGCCTAAAAAACGAGGTAGACCACGTAGAAATCCGCTGCCACCATTAACACATACTTCAACGCAAATATTGATACCTCGAGATCCATTGGCTTTAGATGAAGTATCACAAGTTGTCCAGCTGGAAcatagagaaaatgaaagaccTAGAAGAACATGTAGAAATCAAAAAAGTTATGCTCCACCTAAAAGAGGACGTGGTAGAG gTCGTGGAAAGAGGAAGTTAGACAATTCAGATCTTCCACTTAGTAAGAAGTCCAGAGTTGAACAAGATTTGAATGCAATAGAAGCTTCTACAATGGCTATAATCACTTTAGATGAATCTTCAAAACAAGAACAATCCTTGAGAAAATCATCTGAATTATATAAAGCTCTTAAACAACCTcctatagatataaaaaatgtaaacacTATATGTAAAATCGAAAAACAATCTTTGTTAACAGTTCGAAAAGATAGTGTAAAACAAATGGATATTTCTAAAACTACAATTTTAGATTCTAATGTTAATACTCAAATAGAATCTGTTATGGGATCTggtatcgaagaagaaaaattgttagcAAAGTCAACAATGGGATCAACATTATTAGACTGTAAAG TGGAAAATGCAAGATCTACTGGACATGAAAGTAAGGAAATGCTTATACCTCCAGGACATCCTAATTGGTTAACACCAACATCAAAAAGACAAACAGAAGCTACATCCAAAAATGAACCAGTGCCTTCTTTACAAGTTATTGACGAAGAAACAAGAATGAGTGCAGAATCTAATTCAAGATCTCAAACACCAGCTAGAAATATATCAGCACAAG caTCTGAAACAATAATCAATGAAGAATCTCAGGGAAGTGTACTTAGTACTGCGACTACTGAATCggagaaagtaaaagtaaaaaatcgaagaatggaaataaattttgaccCTGATGAAGGTCCCTTTACTGTTGACAAAATAGCAGAATATGAGTGGCCTCTAGATCGTAAAGGGGAAACATTTATGATACAAGAACAAATATCACAGTATTTAGGAGTGAAgtcatttaaaagaaaatatccaGATTTAAAACGCAGAATGGTTGatatggaagaaagaaattatttaagagAAAATGGATTAGTTAGTGAAGCAATGTGCGATATGG GTTTAACAGCAGTTTGCAGTTCTGAAGTATTAGACGTAATGTGTAGTGATTTTCCTGATCAATATGAGGAGTATCGAAAACATATGCGAGAAAAACAAGTTAAAGAACATTCCAAAAAGCAGAAAGAAttaacagcagcagcaaatGCTGAAAGGAACAGAATAGATTTAGCAGAAATGGCAATACAGTCTGCTTTATCGTGGAATATTAGTTTAAATAAATCACgtaaagaaaacagaaagtgTAGTTTAGATTTGCAGACTTTCACTATTCATGTGCCAAAGAAACATCATAAGCTTGAGACAGATCGAAAGATAAGTCATTATCCTGTAGCTTTGATACCAGGTCAATATACTGACTATTATCGTGAATATACACCTGCTGAATTGAGATATTATCCTCTTAATACAGTTTTGTATGGTCCTATGCGGCCAAATGAACGTAAGTTTGATAGTCAATCTGAAGGTTCACAAAGTGATAGTGATAGTGATACTTCAACTGATGATTCAAG ttCCACCTCCAGTGAAGGAACACAAGATACAGAAGGGTCTCAATCAACAATGGACGATGTAGATATGGAAATAAGTaaccaaaaagaagaaactaaattaaaatgcaaaatgtgcttaaaaatgttaaataaacaCGGAAAAAACGAAGTATTAATACAATGTGGAACTTGTAATGGAAAtg TTCATCCATCGTGTATAGAATTAACATTAGATATGGTTCCACATATTCAATCTTATGCTTGGCAGTGTACTGACTGTAAAACATGTGCACAATGTCATGATCCAGCAGATGaagataaaatgttattttgtgATATGTGTGATCGTGG ATATCACATATATTGTGTTGGTCTTCGACGAGTACCTGTTGGAAGATGGCATTGTCAAGAATGTGCTGTATGTGCAAATTGTGGTTCAAAAGAACCTGGAGGTGCTAATTCTGATAGAAACAGTGTGGCACAATGGCAACATGAATATAAGAAGGGTGATAAAAATACTCGTGTTTATGTTTCCACATTGTGTGTTCCATGCTCAAa ACTATGGCGAAAGGGTCGCTATTGCCCACACTGCAGTCGCTGTCATACTGCCCCAAGACTCGACCTGGAGGCGAATCTAGTGCATTGCAGCGCATGTGATAAATATCTGCATTTAG gtTGCGTGGAGACTAAAGGACTggtatttgataaaaaaaattatttatgtgaTTTCTGTGCTCCAAATCGACAACCATTAATGAAACCTTTGGTATCAAAAGTATTCAAGACATGA